A genome region from Microcella alkaliphila includes the following:
- a CDS encoding group I truncated hemoglobin codes for MTLYDRLGGAAGVDAAVRELSARIRVHTLLGPFFDDLDYDQIVEHRADYLVAIFGGPEAYEGRGMRESHRHLGLRDEHMDAFLHLVRETLTDLDVSPLDIEQTVVELERLRPVLVVPQSSAD; via the coding sequence ATGACCCTCTACGACCGGCTGGGAGGCGCCGCGGGCGTCGACGCCGCCGTTCGTGAGCTGTCGGCCCGCATCCGTGTGCACACCCTGCTCGGTCCGTTCTTCGACGACCTCGACTACGACCAGATCGTCGAGCACCGCGCCGACTACCTGGTGGCGATCTTCGGCGGGCCGGAAGCGTACGAGGGGCGCGGCATGCGCGAGTCGCACCGCCACCTCGGCCTGCGCGACGAGCACATGGATGCCTTCTTGCATCTCGTGCGCGAGACCCTCACCGACCTCGACGTGTCGCCGCTCGACATTGAGCAGACCGTCGTCGAGCTCGAACGGCTGCGCCCCGTGCTCGTCGTCCCGCAGTCGAGCGCAGACTAG